The following proteins come from a genomic window of Larimichthys crocea isolate SSNF chromosome III, L_crocea_2.0, whole genome shotgun sequence:
- the LOC104919169 gene encoding ubiquitin carboxyl-terminal hydrolase 2, with protein sequence MTLPSWCRTTFNSTAMPSLRHSYTVTVPEEPTVFPLDKPDLRRKSPSLSRSKLVSTFMGLIINQAKNKSTQGLVGLRNLGNTCFMNSILQCLSNTPELRDYCLRNVHRTDLNNNCRTNAALMEEFAKLTQSLWTSASNEAISPSDFRSQIQRYAPKFVGCNQQDAQEFLRFLLDGLHNEVNRVTVRPKVSVEDFDHLSDDEKGKRMWNMYLEREDSKVVDLFVGQLKSSVTCTACGFRSTVFDPFWDLSIPVAQKSSGEVTLKDCLRLFTKEDVLDGEERPTCNRCKARRKCTKRFSIQKFPQILVLHLKRFSDSNIRTSKLSTYVNFPLKELDLREFASESSERPVYNLYAVSNHSGNALGGHYTAYCRNPALGEWYSYNDSRVSPVSSSQVRSSNAYVLFYELAPSPQSKYQTCRL encoded by the exons ATGACGCTTCCATCCTGGTGTCGGACAACATTCAACAGCACTGCCATGCCTTCTCTGCGACACTCATACACGGTGACGGTACCGGAGGAACCGACCGTTTTCCCCTTAGACAAACCGGACCTGCGGCGGAAGAGTCCGTCGTTGTCTCGGTCCAAGCTGGTGTCCACATTCATGGGTCTGATCATCAACCAGGCCAAG AACAAGAGTACTCAAGGCCTGGTGGGACTGAGGAACCTGGGCAACACA tgtttcatgaACTCAATCCTGCAATGTCTGAGCAACACTCCCGAGCTGAGAGATTACTGCCTGAGAAACGTCCACCGCACAGACCTCAACAACAACTGTAGGACTAATGCTGCTCTCATGGAAG AATTTGCAAAGCTGACTCAGAGTCTGTGGACGTCAGCGAGCAACGAGGCCATCAGTCCCTCTGACTTCAGGAGCCAGATCCAGAGATACGCTCCCAAATTCGTGGGCTGCAA TCAACAGGACGCCCAGGAGTTTCTGCGCTTCTTATTAGACGGTCTCCATAATGAAGTGAACAGAGTGACAGTCCGTCCTAAGGTGTCCGTCGAGGACTTTGACCACCTCTC AGATGATGAAAAAGGCAAACGGATGTGGAATATGTACttggagagagaggacagcaaAGTAGTGG ATCTGTTTGTTGGACAGCTGAAAAGCTCAGTGACGTGCACCGCCTGTGGCTTTCGCTCCACCGTGTTCGATCCATTCTGGGACCTATCGATACCTGTCGCacag AAGAGCTCAGGTGAAGTGACTCTCAAAGACTGCTTGAGACTGTTCACAAAAGAGGATGTGTTGGATGGAGAAGAGAGACCG ACATGCAACAGATGCAAAGCCAGGAGGAAATGCACCAAAAGATTCAGCATCCAGAAGTTCCCTCAGATCCTCGTGCTTC ACCTGAAGCGTTTCTCAGACTCTAACATCCGAACCAGCAAACTCTCCACTTATGTCAACTTCCCCCTCAAAGAGCTGGACCTGCGGGAGTTCGCCTCAGAGAGCAGCG agcGTCCTGTGTATAACCTGTATGCAGTGTCCAACCACTCTGGAAACGCTTTGGGAGGCCATTACACAGCCTACTGTAGGAACCCGGCACTGGGGGAATGGTACAGCTACAACGACTCCAG GGTGAGCCCAGTGTCCTCCAGTCAAGTTCGCAGCAGTAACGCCTACGTCCTCTTCTACGAACTGGCCCCCTCCCCACAAAGCAAATATCAGACATGTCGGCTTTAG